The following coding sequences lie in one Gadus macrocephalus chromosome 1, ASM3116895v1 genomic window:
- the dnmt3ba gene encoding DNA (cytosine-5-)-methyltransferase 3 beta, duplicate a isoform X3: MKRWMAMVSRQNLQMTWASNSRKLCHVHFEDDQFTATKTGGKLKLRPDALPTVFIHRPKPKRRKPIQMDHTYNAKLNFENCKMATNDIVLPDETQEKCSRYSLLRWLNNTLKVKFNHVSQTCSGATHCQFMHWLFPGSLDMSQVKFQAQNEGEFRHNYNLLQEAFDRSGITKGIPVGELVTGSFKANFVFLKWFKTFFTENIKDMDYDPVQARAGEGICPALIMMNSPKRGSSRLEPDVEETKGAQNFPYTEKWKEMYSWAEPSTCGELYAYCSVCGTDLLTYRKGIQDLTRHFVTIKHKTRAKKAQLELQAPKTGPLPCSEVVVQFINKYCSSSSSGGDQPSRGFARYMLGLEFPTDVLSICKQTPYCLYVYGGVTLEEAATVSVVLVGFFDIESATHHIRLLDVLPSPAEEAGAEPKKTGGAVVEAVKRFSLPLINLSAVYVGGTGASAEHVCSQLREFSPNLVAFGDLDKLADAACHAAVTALSASVLKIISELHAYFTSTSMEIDCLKDLFASENNDGKSFHPSRDCLNFSQLVRKMLETWPDLVSFFDSCKKDKDKVQPIFVMLQDANLKATFKFLALALKPLEAFQKHLEMHDGDTGADLVRILQEVSSLLHTYAAHFLNPQAAERFLEEHDARVLTDETLHRSGADLVAGGSAVEELLDEPLTQQFLSFYMTLTGLIAKEVPLSDRILKSMAQLLNPETKLKVTDTAVEELGKRLGVCSTEGEVNQLTKELLEYQQREEEEEEEDGEHQDTSAISLEKHWAGVLKNRHSSSVLRNLVLSLLSFPCPPLGAEIVYAQAVASGDAILFSEDGEDSIMEDNTISEGTSISPVQNGIKMEEDCSVSVNYLNGTVKPCTVLLRKLIQPNIGGDKDGLVSSQEGPTRGGNGWETSLRQKPPSRAVFQAGRGTWAKPVGLDKDSPRGRESEDELGKDTSPASSRITPSGRNLRRVQAYQDGKGFLTGELVWGSLKGFSMWPGLVVPWKAKSAPPGMRRVEWFGDGMFSEIPSSGLLPFHAFTRCFCKNSYASLPTYKDAIYQIIELAGERCRKSFGAAKGGKEDELNLMLDWAHGGFLPSGPDGFRPPGSTQADQSDSAQSDYNPPAKRKHVSKAKAIALAVTYNRESMIQEIEDKGKKIEDFCMSCGSPETEIFHPLFVGSLCLKCKDNFMETLYRYDEDGYQSYCTVCCGGLEVILCGNASCCRCFCKDCINILVGQGTFDQLKDIDPWSCYVCKPSECGGNLMLRSDWRLKVQEFFVNNSALAFEPHRVYPSISADQRRPIRVLSLFDGIATGYLVLKELGIKVERYVASEICGDSIAVGMIKHQGKIEYVNDVRTITRKTLAEWGPFDLLIGGSPCNDLSMVNPLRKGLFEGTGRLFFEFYRMLTMMRPKEDDDRPFFWLFENVVFMGANDKSDICRFLECNPILIDAVKVSPAHRARYFWGNVPGMHRPLATSLDDKVGLQDCLEVGRKAKFEKVRTITTKSNSIRQGKDGPLPVDMNGKEDYLWCTEMEQIFGFPKHYTDVNNMGRCQRQRVLGRSWSVPVIRHLFAPLKDYFECESGQ; encoded by the exons ATGAAGAgatggatggcaatggtcagccgtcaaaaccTGCAAATGACATGGGCCAGCAACAGTCGAAAACTATGTCAT gtacactttgaagaTGACCAATTCACTGCCACAAAAACAGGAGGCAAGTTGAAGTTGAGGCCAGATGCTTTGCCAACAGTATTCATTCATCGGCCTaagccgaagaggaggaaaccaaTCCAAATGGACCACACATATAAcgccaaattaaacttcg AAAACTGCAAGATGGCAACCAATGACATCGTGCTTCCCGATGAGACCCAAGAAAAATGCAGCCGCTATAGCTTGCTGAGATGGCTCAACAACACGCTAAAAGTTAAATTCAATCATGTGTCACAGACATGCTCAG GTGCCACTCACTGCCAGTTCATGCACTGGCTGTTCCCAGGCTCGCTCGACATGAGCCAAGTGAAGTTCCAGGCACAGAACGAGGGGGAATTCAGGCACAACTACAATCTGCTTCAGGAAGCATTTGATAGGAGCGGCATTACCAAG GGAATTCCCGTTGGAGAACTGGTCACCGGCTCATTCAAAGCAAACTTCGTCTTCTTGAAGTGGTTCAAGACGTTTTTCACAGAAAACATCAAAGATATGGACTATGACCCAGTCCAAGCACGGGCTGGTGAAGGAATCTGTCCCGCGCTTATAATGATGAACTCCCCAAAAAGAG GGAGTTCGAGACTGGAACCTGATGTTGAAGAAACGAAGGGCGCCCAAAATTTCCCCTACACCGAGAAGTGGAAGGAGATGTACAGTTGGGCAGAGCCCAGCACTTGTGGAGAGCTCTACGCttactgcagtgtgtgtggtacAGACTTGTTGACATATCGCAAAGGCATCCAGGATCTAACCCGACACTTTGTCACAATCAAACACAAGACAAGGGCCAAAAAAGCCCAACTGGAACTTCAAGCCCCAAAAACAGGGCCATTGCCCTGTAGCGAGGTTGTCGTGCAGTTCATAAACAAATACTGTTCGTCAAGCTCCTCTGGTGGAGACCAGCCGTCTAGAGGCTTTGCACGCTATATGCTGGGATTAGAGTTTCCCACTGACGTTTTGTCGATTTGCAAGCAAACACCGTACTGCTTGTACGTGTACGGAGGGGTTACATTGGAGGAGGCGGCCACCGTGTCTGTGGTTCTCGTTGGCTTCTTTGACATAGAATCTGCTACTCACCATATCAGGCTTCTGGACGTTCTGCCCTCACCCGCAGAAGAAGCAGGGGCAGAACCAAAGAAAACAGGAGGAGCTGTGGTGGAGGCCGTGAAGAGATTCAGCCTTCCCTTGATTAATCTGTCTGCGGTTTACGTCGGTGGCACTGGTGCCTCCGCGGAGCACGTCTGCTCACAGCTCAGGGAGTTCAGTCCAAACCTAGTTGCCTTCGGAGATCTGGATAAGTTGGCGGATGCTGCCTGCCATGCCGCAGTCACAGCCCTCTCTGCCTCGGTTCTGAAGATCATTTCAGAGCTCCATGCATATTTCACGTCCACCTCCATGGAGATTGATTGTTTAAAGGATCTGTTCGcttctgagaacaatgacggcAAATCATTTCATCCTAGCAGAGACTGCCTTAACTTTAGTCAGTTAGTCAGGAAGATGCTGGAAACGTGGCCAGATCTGGTTTCCTTCTTCGATTCTTGCAAAAAGGACAAGGACAAAGTCCAGCCCATCTTTGTCATGCTGCAGGACGCAAACCTCAAGGCAACCTTTAAGTTCCTGGCTTTGGCCCTGAAGCCTCTTGAGGCTTTCCAAAAACATCTAGAGATGCATGATGGAGATACAGGCGCAGACCTGGTGCGCATCTTGCAAGAAGTCAGCAGCTTGTTGCACACCTATGCCGCCCACTTCCTCAATCCGCAGGCTGCAGAGCGCTTCCTTGAGGAGCACGACGCCCGTGTCCTTACAGACGAGACGCTTCACCGGTCGGGAGCCGACCTCGTGGCTGGGGGTTCAGccgtggaggagctgctggacgAGCCTCTTACACAGCAGTTCTTGTCATTCTACATGACACTCACAGGTCTCATCGCTAAAGAGGTGCCACTGAGTGACAGGATCCTGAAGAGCATGGCGCAGCTCCTGAACCCCGAGACCAAACTCAAAGTAACGGACACGGCGGTGGAAGAACTGGGAAAGAGGCTGGGAGTCTGCAGCACTGAAGGAGAGGTGAACCAGCTCACCAAAGAGCTTCTGGAGTATCAGcagagggaagaagaagaagaggaggaagatggagaacACCAAGATACATCTGCCATCTCCCTGGAGAAGCACTGGGCCGGCGTGCTCAAAAACAGGCATTCTTCCTCCGTCCTCAGGAACCTGGTCTTGAGCCTGCTGTCCTTCCCTTGTCCTCCCCTCGGGGCCGAGATAGTCTACGCTCAG GCCGTCGCAAGCGGAGATGCCATATTGTTTTCGGAAGACGGAGAGGATTCAATCATGGAGGACAACACTATTTCTGAGGGCACTAGTATCTCCCCTGTCCAGAATGGCATAAAGATGGAAGAGGATTGTAGTGTATCAG TGAATTACCTTAATGGGACAGTTAAGCCATGCACAGTTCTCCTGAGGAAGCTCATCC AACCAAATATTGGGGGTGACAAAGATGGACTCGTCTCCAGTCAAGAG GGGCCCACTAGGGGAGGTAATGGTTGGGAGACCAGCTTGCGGCAGAAACCCCCGTCCCGCGCAGTGTTTCAGGCCGGCCGGGGCACCTGGGCCAAGCCTGTAGGTCTTGATAAGGACAGCCCGAGGGGACGGGAGTCTGAGGATGAGTTG GGGAAAGACACTTCACCGGCATCCAGTAGGATAACCCCGAGCGGTAGAAATTTGAGACGGGTCCAGGCCTATCAG GATGGGAAGGGCTTCCTGACCGGAGAGCTGGTGTGGGGGAGTCTGAAGGGCTTCTCCATGTGGCCCGGGTTGGTCGTGCCCTGGAAGGCCAAGTCAGCGCCGCCTGGGATGAGACGCGTGGAGTGGTTTGGAGACGGGATGTTCTCGGAG ATCCCTTCTTCAGGCCTTTTGCCGTTTCATGCCTTTACTCGCTGCTTCTGCAAAAATTCCTACGCCAGCCTGCCCACGTACAAGGACGCCATCTACCAGATCATTGAG CTGGCCGGGGAACGCTGCAGGAAGTCGTTTGGAGCGGCGAAGGGAGGCAAGGAGGACGAGCTCAATCTGATGCTGGACTGGGCCCACGGGGGATTCCTTCCAAGCGGGCCGGATGGCTTCAGGCCCCCTGGCT ctacacaggcAGATCAGTCAGACAGTGCACAGTCAGACTACAATCCGCCAGCTAAAAGGAAACATGTTAGCAAGGCAAAAGCGATTGCACTTGCAGTCACCTACAACAGAG AATCAATGATACAGGAAATTGAAGACAAGGGTAAAAAGATTGAAG ATTTCTGTATGTCTTGTGGATCACCTGAGACAGAAATCTTCCATCCACTGTTTGTTGGCAGTCTCTGTTTGAAGTGCAAG GACAACTTTATGGAGACACTTTATCGCTACGACGAAGATGGCTACCAGTCGTACTGCACCGTTTGCTGTGGCGGCCTCGAGGTGATTCTCTGCGGCAATGCCAGCTGTTGCAG ATGTTTCTGCAAGGATTGCATCAACATCCTGGTGGGCCAGGGGACCTTCGATCAGCTGAAGGACATCGACCCTTGGAGCTGCTACGTATGCAAGCCGTCCGAGTGCGGTGGGAACCTGATGCTGAGGTCCGACTGGAGGCTGAAGGTCCAGGAGTTCTTCGTCAACAACAGTGCACTGGCATTC GAACCCCATCGAGTGTATCCCTCCATCTCTGCTGACCAGCGCAGACCCATCAGAGTGCTGTCACTATTCGATGGCATTGCAACAG GTTACCTCGTGCTCAAAGAGCTGGGCATCAAAGTGGAGCGCTACGTGGCTTCAGAGATATGCGGCGATTCCATCGCCGTGGGAATGATCAAACACCAGGGAAAGATCGAATACGTCAACGACGTGCGCACAATCACAAGGAAAACT CTGGCCGAATGGGGTCCGTTTGACCTGCTGATCGGAGGCAGTCCCTGTAACGATCTGTCCATGGTGAACCCTCTTCGAAAGGGATTGTTTG AGGGCACTGGCAGACTGTTTTTTGAGTTCTACCGCATGCTGACCATGATGAGGCCTAAAGAAGATGACGACCGCCCGTTCTTCTGGTTGTTTGAGAATGTGGTGTTCATGGGTGCCAACGACAAGTCAGATATCTGCAGATTCCTTGAG TGTAACCCCATTCTTATTGACGCAGTGAAAGTCAGTCCTGCGCACAGAGCTCGCTATTTCTGGGGAAACGTCCCTGGCATGCACAG GCCTCTTGCAACATCTCTAGATGACAAAGTTGGCCTCCAGGATTGTTTGGAAGTGGGACGCAAAGCAAAG TTTGAGAAAGTCCGCACCATCACAACAAAATCCAACTCCATAAGGCAGGGAAAGGATGGCCCTCTTCCGGTGGACATGAACGGGAAGGAGGACTACCTCTGGTGTACCGAGATGGAGCA AATCTTTGGCTTCCCTAAACACTACACTGACGTGAACAACATGGGCCGGTGCCAGAGGCAGAGGGTCCTGGGTCGATCCTGGAGCGTCCCGGTCATCCGCCACCTCTTCGCCCCCCTCAAGGACTATTTTGAATGTGAATCAGGACAGTAA
- the dnmt3ba gene encoding DNA (cytosine-5-)-methyltransferase 3 beta, duplicate a isoform X5 has protein sequence MVGCAAFGCSNRSEKGYRMYGFPKAQDRMKRWMAMVSRQNLQMTWASNSRKLCHVHFEDDQFTATKTGGKLKLRPDALPTVFIHRPKPKRRKPIQMDHTYNAKLNFENCKMATNDIVLPDETQEKCSRYSLLRWLNNTLKVKFNHVSQTCSGATHCQFMHWLFPGSLDMSQVKFQAQNEGEFRHNYNLLQEAFDRSGITKGIPVGELVTGSFKANFVFLKWFKTFFTENIKDMDYDPVQARAGEGICPALIMMNSPKRGSSRLEPDVEETKGAQNFPYTEKWKEMYSWAEPSTCGELYAYCSVCGTDLLTYRKGIQDLTRHFVTIKHKTRAKKAQLELQAPKTGPLPCSEVVVQFINKYCSSSSSGGDQPSRGFARYMLGLEFPTDVLSICKQTPYCLYVYGGVTLEEAATVSVVLVGFFDIESATHHIRLLDVLPSPAEEAGAEPKKTGGAVVEAVKRFSLPLINLSAVYVGGTGASAEHVCSQLREFSPNLVAFGDLDKLADAACHAAVTALSASVLKIISELHAYFTSTSMEIDCLKDLFASENNDGKSFHPSRDCLNFSQLVRKMLETWPDLVSFFDSCKKDKDKVQPIFVMLQDANLKATFKFLALALKPLEAFQKHLEMHDGDTGADLVRILQEVSSLLHTYAAHFLNPQAAERFLEEHDARVLTDETLHRSGADLVAGGSAVEELLDEPLTQQFLSFYMTLTGLIAKEVPLSDRILKSMAQLLNPETKLKVTDTAVEELGKRLGVCSTEGEVNQLTKELLEYQQREEEEEEEDGEHQDTSAISLEKHWAGVLKNRHSSSVLRNLVLSLLSFPCPPLGAEIVYAQAVASGDAILFSEDGEDSIMEDNTISEGTSISPVQNGIKMEEDCSVSEPNIGGDKDGLVSSQEGKDTSPASSRITPSGRNLRRVQAYQDGKGFLTGELVWGSLKGFSMWPGLVVPWKAKSAPPGMRRVEWFGDGMFSEIPSSGLLPFHAFTRCFCKNSYASLPTYKDAIYQIIELAGERCRKSFGAAKGGKEDELNLMLDWAHGGFLPSGPDGFRPPGSTQADQSDSAQSDYNPPAKRKHVSKAKAIALAVTYNRESMIQEIEDKGKKIEDFCMSCGSPETEIFHPLFVGSLCLKCKDNFMETLYRYDEDGYQSYCTVCCGGLEVILCGNASCCRCFCKDCINILVGQGTFDQLKDIDPWSCYVCKPSECGGNLMLRSDWRLKVQEFFVNNSALAFEPHRVYPSISADQRRPIRVLSLFDGIATGYLVLKELGIKVERYVASEICGDSIAVGMIKHQGKIEYVNDVRTITRKTLAEWGPFDLLIGGSPCNDLSMVNPLRKGLFEGTGRLFFEFYRMLTMMRPKEDDDRPFFWLFENVVFMGANDKSDICRFLECNPILIDAVKVSPAHRARYFWGNVPGMHRPLATSLDDKVGLQDCLEVGRKAKFEKVRTITTKSNSIRQGKDGPLPVDMNGKEDYLWCTEMEQIFGFPKHYTDVNNMGRCQRQRVLGRSWSVPVIRHLFAPLKDYFECESGQ, from the exons atggttggctgtgcagcgtttggatgctccaatcggtccgagaagggttaccGAATGTATGGCTTCCCCAAGGCCCAAGATCGCATGAAGAgatggatggcaatggtcagccgtcaaaaccTGCAAATGACATGGGCCAGCAACAGTCGAAAACTATGTCAT gtacactttgaagaTGACCAATTCACTGCCACAAAAACAGGAGGCAAGTTGAAGTTGAGGCCAGATGCTTTGCCAACAGTATTCATTCATCGGCCTaagccgaagaggaggaaaccaaTCCAAATGGACCACACATATAAcgccaaattaaacttcg AAAACTGCAAGATGGCAACCAATGACATCGTGCTTCCCGATGAGACCCAAGAAAAATGCAGCCGCTATAGCTTGCTGAGATGGCTCAACAACACGCTAAAAGTTAAATTCAATCATGTGTCACAGACATGCTCAG GTGCCACTCACTGCCAGTTCATGCACTGGCTGTTCCCAGGCTCGCTCGACATGAGCCAAGTGAAGTTCCAGGCACAGAACGAGGGGGAATTCAGGCACAACTACAATCTGCTTCAGGAAGCATTTGATAGGAGCGGCATTACCAAG GGAATTCCCGTTGGAGAACTGGTCACCGGCTCATTCAAAGCAAACTTCGTCTTCTTGAAGTGGTTCAAGACGTTTTTCACAGAAAACATCAAAGATATGGACTATGACCCAGTCCAAGCACGGGCTGGTGAAGGAATCTGTCCCGCGCTTATAATGATGAACTCCCCAAAAAGAG GGAGTTCGAGACTGGAACCTGATGTTGAAGAAACGAAGGGCGCCCAAAATTTCCCCTACACCGAGAAGTGGAAGGAGATGTACAGTTGGGCAGAGCCCAGCACTTGTGGAGAGCTCTACGCttactgcagtgtgtgtggtacAGACTTGTTGACATATCGCAAAGGCATCCAGGATCTAACCCGACACTTTGTCACAATCAAACACAAGACAAGGGCCAAAAAAGCCCAACTGGAACTTCAAGCCCCAAAAACAGGGCCATTGCCCTGTAGCGAGGTTGTCGTGCAGTTCATAAACAAATACTGTTCGTCAAGCTCCTCTGGTGGAGACCAGCCGTCTAGAGGCTTTGCACGCTATATGCTGGGATTAGAGTTTCCCACTGACGTTTTGTCGATTTGCAAGCAAACACCGTACTGCTTGTACGTGTACGGAGGGGTTACATTGGAGGAGGCGGCCACCGTGTCTGTGGTTCTCGTTGGCTTCTTTGACATAGAATCTGCTACTCACCATATCAGGCTTCTGGACGTTCTGCCCTCACCCGCAGAAGAAGCAGGGGCAGAACCAAAGAAAACAGGAGGAGCTGTGGTGGAGGCCGTGAAGAGATTCAGCCTTCCCTTGATTAATCTGTCTGCGGTTTACGTCGGTGGCACTGGTGCCTCCGCGGAGCACGTCTGCTCACAGCTCAGGGAGTTCAGTCCAAACCTAGTTGCCTTCGGAGATCTGGATAAGTTGGCGGATGCTGCCTGCCATGCCGCAGTCACAGCCCTCTCTGCCTCGGTTCTGAAGATCATTTCAGAGCTCCATGCATATTTCACGTCCACCTCCATGGAGATTGATTGTTTAAAGGATCTGTTCGcttctgagaacaatgacggcAAATCATTTCATCCTAGCAGAGACTGCCTTAACTTTAGTCAGTTAGTCAGGAAGATGCTGGAAACGTGGCCAGATCTGGTTTCCTTCTTCGATTCTTGCAAAAAGGACAAGGACAAAGTCCAGCCCATCTTTGTCATGCTGCAGGACGCAAACCTCAAGGCAACCTTTAAGTTCCTGGCTTTGGCCCTGAAGCCTCTTGAGGCTTTCCAAAAACATCTAGAGATGCATGATGGAGATACAGGCGCAGACCTGGTGCGCATCTTGCAAGAAGTCAGCAGCTTGTTGCACACCTATGCCGCCCACTTCCTCAATCCGCAGGCTGCAGAGCGCTTCCTTGAGGAGCACGACGCCCGTGTCCTTACAGACGAGACGCTTCACCGGTCGGGAGCCGACCTCGTGGCTGGGGGTTCAGccgtggaggagctgctggacgAGCCTCTTACACAGCAGTTCTTGTCATTCTACATGACACTCACAGGTCTCATCGCTAAAGAGGTGCCACTGAGTGACAGGATCCTGAAGAGCATGGCGCAGCTCCTGAACCCCGAGACCAAACTCAAAGTAACGGACACGGCGGTGGAAGAACTGGGAAAGAGGCTGGGAGTCTGCAGCACTGAAGGAGAGGTGAACCAGCTCACCAAAGAGCTTCTGGAGTATCAGcagagggaagaagaagaagaggaggaagatggagaacACCAAGATACATCTGCCATCTCCCTGGAGAAGCACTGGGCCGGCGTGCTCAAAAACAGGCATTCTTCCTCCGTCCTCAGGAACCTGGTCTTGAGCCTGCTGTCCTTCCCTTGTCCTCCCCTCGGGGCCGAGATAGTCTACGCTCAG GCCGTCGCAAGCGGAGATGCCATATTGTTTTCGGAAGACGGAGAGGATTCAATCATGGAGGACAACACTATTTCTGAGGGCACTAGTATCTCCCCTGTCCAGAATGGCATAAAGATGGAAGAGGATTGTAGTGTATCAG AACCAAATATTGGGGGTGACAAAGATGGACTCGTCTCCAGTCAAGAG GGGAAAGACACTTCACCGGCATCCAGTAGGATAACCCCGAGCGGTAGAAATTTGAGACGGGTCCAGGCCTATCAG GATGGGAAGGGCTTCCTGACCGGAGAGCTGGTGTGGGGGAGTCTGAAGGGCTTCTCCATGTGGCCCGGGTTGGTCGTGCCCTGGAAGGCCAAGTCAGCGCCGCCTGGGATGAGACGCGTGGAGTGGTTTGGAGACGGGATGTTCTCGGAG ATCCCTTCTTCAGGCCTTTTGCCGTTTCATGCCTTTACTCGCTGCTTCTGCAAAAATTCCTACGCCAGCCTGCCCACGTACAAGGACGCCATCTACCAGATCATTGAG CTGGCCGGGGAACGCTGCAGGAAGTCGTTTGGAGCGGCGAAGGGAGGCAAGGAGGACGAGCTCAATCTGATGCTGGACTGGGCCCACGGGGGATTCCTTCCAAGCGGGCCGGATGGCTTCAGGCCCCCTGGCT ctacacaggcAGATCAGTCAGACAGTGCACAGTCAGACTACAATCCGCCAGCTAAAAGGAAACATGTTAGCAAGGCAAAAGCGATTGCACTTGCAGTCACCTACAACAGAG AATCAATGATACAGGAAATTGAAGACAAGGGTAAAAAGATTGAAG ATTTCTGTATGTCTTGTGGATCACCTGAGACAGAAATCTTCCATCCACTGTTTGTTGGCAGTCTCTGTTTGAAGTGCAAG GACAACTTTATGGAGACACTTTATCGCTACGACGAAGATGGCTACCAGTCGTACTGCACCGTTTGCTGTGGCGGCCTCGAGGTGATTCTCTGCGGCAATGCCAGCTGTTGCAG ATGTTTCTGCAAGGATTGCATCAACATCCTGGTGGGCCAGGGGACCTTCGATCAGCTGAAGGACATCGACCCTTGGAGCTGCTACGTATGCAAGCCGTCCGAGTGCGGTGGGAACCTGATGCTGAGGTCCGACTGGAGGCTGAAGGTCCAGGAGTTCTTCGTCAACAACAGTGCACTGGCATTC GAACCCCATCGAGTGTATCCCTCCATCTCTGCTGACCAGCGCAGACCCATCAGAGTGCTGTCACTATTCGATGGCATTGCAACAG GTTACCTCGTGCTCAAAGAGCTGGGCATCAAAGTGGAGCGCTACGTGGCTTCAGAGATATGCGGCGATTCCATCGCCGTGGGAATGATCAAACACCAGGGAAAGATCGAATACGTCAACGACGTGCGCACAATCACAAGGAAAACT CTGGCCGAATGGGGTCCGTTTGACCTGCTGATCGGAGGCAGTCCCTGTAACGATCTGTCCATGGTGAACCCTCTTCGAAAGGGATTGTTTG AGGGCACTGGCAGACTGTTTTTTGAGTTCTACCGCATGCTGACCATGATGAGGCCTAAAGAAGATGACGACCGCCCGTTCTTCTGGTTGTTTGAGAATGTGGTGTTCATGGGTGCCAACGACAAGTCAGATATCTGCAGATTCCTTGAG TGTAACCCCATTCTTATTGACGCAGTGAAAGTCAGTCCTGCGCACAGAGCTCGCTATTTCTGGGGAAACGTCCCTGGCATGCACAG GCCTCTTGCAACATCTCTAGATGACAAAGTTGGCCTCCAGGATTGTTTGGAAGTGGGACGCAAAGCAAAG TTTGAGAAAGTCCGCACCATCACAACAAAATCCAACTCCATAAGGCAGGGAAAGGATGGCCCTCTTCCGGTGGACATGAACGGGAAGGAGGACTACCTCTGGTGTACCGAGATGGAGCA AATCTTTGGCTTCCCTAAACACTACACTGACGTGAACAACATGGGCCGGTGCCAGAGGCAGAGGGTCCTGGGTCGATCCTGGAGCGTCCCGGTCATCCGCCACCTCTTCGCCCCCCTCAAGGACTATTTTGAATGTGAATCAGGACAGTAA